One Candidatus Woesebacteria bacterium genomic window, AAAGGAAACACAGAACTGCCCTAATTGTGGTTTTCCCATTGGGGTAGTAGCAGGCAGCAAGGAGGCAATTTGTAAAAATTGTGGCTTTAAAGATCCTTGTTGCGAATAGCTAAGGGCAGTTCTTTGCTTTTCTGAATCCTGCAAATATTGCTTCTTTTTCGCTGCAAAACCACTTTTCGCCTTTTGATTCATTAATGACAGTTTTGTGATAAGAGCCGCATTCTGTGAGGTGATAGATCTTTTCGCCTGAGGCTGAAATGTTGCCTTTAATTAAGCATCCTTTTTCTGCTTGGCTGGATAACACTTTCTGTCCAAAATATTGGCAGCTACTCCAAAGACCTTTATTTTCCTCTCTTGCTTTTCTTTGGGCTTCAAGAAATCTTTCCTGGTATTTTACATCGGGAGGATAGGTGCTTACTTGTGCGTAGCCTTCTTGAACCAAGACTTCATTAACTAAAATATCATTCACCCAAACATATCTTAGAAGTCTGCCGTATTTGTCGGTTTCTGAAATATCCTTTTCGAGCCATACTTCTTTTCCCAAAACCAATTCTTTGTTTTTCTCTTGCGCTTCTTTGGCAAAGCATTCAACTGGTTTTGAAGGGTGAACCAGTTCTGGTGTGTCTATTCCGATATAGCGAACTTTTTGCCCGTTTTCAAGCTCAATCGTATCCCCGTCAATCACTTTTACTACTTTTATTTTTGACTCTTTGGTTTTTGTTTCCTCTTTAGTTTCAGGAATATTTGTTTTGAAATCTTTTATTATTTTGATATTTGTGGTTTTTTGAGGCCTAAAAGTTGCAAGAAGAAATGCGAGAAAAGCTGCTAAGACAAAAAAGCTTGTGCTTTTTATTAGTTTAATCTTTTGGTTATCAGGATCTATTTTTCTCTCGTCCACTTTTTGAGTGTTTCGGGAACAAAATCTGACAGATCGTCGGCGTTATAGTTAAACCCAACTTTTTTGTAAAGTTCATCCGCTGCCCTTTTGACGATGAAAGAAGCAACAGAAGCAGCAAGAAGAGGTTCGTTTTTAGCAAGAAGAGCAGTGACAAGGCCTGCTAGAACATCTCCTGTTCCTCCTTTGGTTAATCCAGCATTACCGCCTTTGACAACAACTACTTCTTTGGGAGACGAGACCAATGTTTCAGCTCCTTTTAGGACTATGTAAATTTTGTATTTTTGGGAAAGAGATTTTAAAAGTTCTGCTTTTTCTCTGCCTGGCATTGTGTCAATGCCTTTTGATTCATCTTTAAAAACAAGCTTAAATTCGCGCTTGTTGGGGGTGATAATGGCATTTTGAGGAATGTCTTTTGCTTCTATTGTCTGCAGGCTTCCGGCGTCAATTACCCATTTTTTCTGTGGAAATTTTTTGATTAGATTCTTGGTTATTTTCTTTGTCTTTTCTGCTTCTATGCCGCATTTTCCATCCTCTAAGCACTCTTTCCTTTGCTTTTCATTTCTATAGCGCATAAAACCTGATCCGATTAAAATAGCGTCTGATTTTTTAATGTATTCTTCTACTTCTTCCCAAGGTACCCAGATAAAAGATGAAAGTTGAGCTTTGATGATAGATGCTACTTCTCTTAGTGGTTTTTCAGGAGAGGAAAAGAAGACCATATCAACAATTCTTGAAGCAGTCTTCAAGGCTAGAATAGGCGCGCCATGAAAAAGGGAAGAACCACCAATAATAGTTATTTGGCCATTATCCTCTTTTGATGAATTGGTGTTAGGTTGATATAGTCTTTTTAATTCTTTTGGACTGAAATTTTTCATCTTTCAAATTATAGCTCTTTTTCCATCTCTTTCTTGATGAAGTTCTTTGTTTCCTGCCAGTTTTCAAAACCCGACTTTGGTAGAAGTATGTATTGACCTTGAGGGCCTCTTGACTCGGTAAGTACGTTTTCTGTTGATAAACCAATCTCTTTTATTTGATATTCTTCAGGATTACCAAGAAAGCTGATTAGTTCTTTTGCGGTGGGAAGATTGAGGTCTGTTGTGACAAGACTGGCAAGCTCCGGAAAGATTTGATCTACTTTAGAAAAAGCGTCAAGTGAGATTAATTTTTCTTTAATAGCTTTAAGAAATACCATTTGCCTTTGTGATCTTGAAAAATCTCCACCATAAGTGGCCGAATGCCTTGAGCGCATAAATTTAAGAGCAGTCGTGCCGTCCATTTCAACAATTCCTTTTTCAAAGCTTATTGTTTCATAGCGACATTTATATTGTTTTTCAAGTTCAAAACCTGAATATTTTTGTTTTAAGGCCTCCATTTCTTCAGGTGTTTTTCCACAGGTTTCATTCTCCAAGCCCTTGACGGGATAGTATTCATCAGTGAAAGAAACAGGAACATCAACTCTGATTTTTCCCAAAGTGTCTATTATCTTGACTATCTGGTCAAAGTAGACAGAAACAAAATAATCAACCGAAAGGCCGGTAATTTGAGTTGTTGCATATTTAACCATATTTCCTCCACCAGTTTTTCCTCTAAATTCCGGCTTTTTGTTTGGATATTTAATGTCGTCTATTCCAATAGCATAGGCTTCATTTATTTTTGCGGCTTTTAAATTTTCCCAATCAAGAGGAAGATTAATCCAAATGTCGCGAGGAATAGAAATAAGATAAGCTGTTTTCTTTTCTTTATTAAGTGATAAAAGGATGATTGTGTCAGACAAAAATCCACCACTATGGTCTTTTCCTCCATAGCCTAAAAGAAGGATGTTTTTTGTTTTTTCCTCTTTTTGAGTCTCGCCAAAATAGGGTGTAGGGGTTTTTGGCAATTCTATTTCTTTTGTTGTTTCTTTTTTACTCTCCCTAAAAATTAGTTTGCCCAAGAAAAGATAGGAGATGGCAAAAGAGATAATGAGGATAAAAAGAAAGCTGATCGCAATTAGAATGTGAGTTTTGGACAATTTAAAACTGAACACAGATTTATTATAAGCTTGAATTTATTTTTTATAAACTACTTATTGACAATATATTAGCATATGCTAATATATCCTTGTGGAAGATTTTTCTTTACGCGCTTTTTCCTCTTTGCCAAGGTTGAAGTTAATGATTTGTCTTGGCAGGGGTGAAAAGAGTGTTAGCGAATTGATAGAAGTGTGTAATCTTTCTCAATCTGCAGTATCGCAGCACTTGAGAAAACTGAAGCTTTGGAATTTGGTTGAAAGTCATAAAGAGGGAAGAATTGTTTTCTATAAACTTAAAAACAAAAAAGCGGCAGAGCTGTCGCGAAAAATTTTAGATTTTTTAAAAAAATGAACCTAGCTTATTTTCGAAAAAGCAAATTTGATTTCAACAAAACTTTAGAAAACCTCAAAGATAAGGCTAAAGATCTTGGCCTTGATCTTTTGGGAGAAGTTGAAATTTCAAGCGGGAAAATCGTTCAGCTTTGTGCCAAGGACTGGCTTTCAAATTTGGTTTCAAGCCAAAAAGAGCTTTTTGCCATACTTCCTTGTTCTTTTTTGGTTTTTAAGAAAGATGATGAGGTTTTTGTGGGTGTTAGTGATCCATCTCTTTTGGGCAAGTTGTCTTACGACCCTTCAGTTCAGGAAATCTCAACCAAAGCTGATTCAACTTTAAAAAAGCTAGTTAATGACGCATGCGGCGTTGAGCCTTTAAAAGTTAAGAAAGTTAGACTTTATGCAACCACAAGTTGCCCTTATTGCAAGATGGAAGCTTCTTTTCTTGATCAAAATAAGGTTGATTATGATTATGTTTTGGTTGATCTTGATAGGGATGCGGCTCAAGAGATGGTCCAAAAAACTGGCCAGATGGGAGTTCCTGTTACTGAAATAGTCTATGAAAATGGCGATGAAGAGTATATAATTGGTTTTGATAGATCTAAGTTGTCTCAAATCCTTTTAATTAAAAACTAATGAAAATAGTTAAAAATGTAGGTCCTAAAGATAAAAAGATAAGATTGTTTCTGGCGTTTTTGTTTTTTGTTTTGTCTTTTTTGATTCCCGGCTTAAAAGTATTGTTTTTGATTCTTGCTCTCGTTCTTTTTATAACTTCGATTTTAGGCTTTTGTGGCCTTTATACTCTTTTGGGAATTAATACTTGTAAGAGGTCTTAACAGGTATAATCTGCGCTTTGACCGCAGTTTGGGCAGTAAATTTTTCCTCCTTCTATCTTGGCTCTAACTTTGTTGAGACAAAATGGGCAGATGCATTCAAGATATCTTGCTTGTGGTTCTACTATACCGCTTTTGGGTATTGTTGCCATTCCTATAGTGGGGCAGCTTAGAGGATATCTTCCAAGCGTTATTTCTAGTTCTCGCCTGGCAGTAGTTATTTCCCCCTCATTGATTTTTTGACTTATTTCTAGCGCCTTTTTTATTCTCACTTTTTGTTCCTTCCAACTATCTGGGAAAAATTGCTCGATAAGTTCCACAGCCTCTTTTTTAAGAAGAGTTATGAGTTGATATCTTGCTTCCTCTCTTGACAATTGTTTTGCAGGTGTAATCGAACAAGATAGGAGATAGGCGATTAGTGCCTCAGTCTCTTCTTGATTAAGATTAACCAGTACTGATTTATTTTCAATCATTTTTAAGTTCCCTGGAATTATTCTCATAAGAGTAATTTTTGTTGCCACCTCTCCTTTTTCTTGCGGTGGGCTTACCCAGACAGCAAACCCTTCTTGATTTTGCTTAGCCCAGCTTTCAATTTGTCTTATGAGCTCTCTATCTCTTTGTGAGGCTGTTGATTCAATAACAGGTATGTTGTGGGTGGATGAATATAGCACTCCGTTTCTCAAACGGTAAAAATAGATGTCTGTTTCTCTATTTGATTCAGCTAAACTAGATGTGATCTCAGCAATGGCACCATTTCTTTTGGTGTATAAGGAGATAGAGATGATGTCTTTCGCTATTATTTGTCTTTCAATCATATTCCTGCTCGGGATTAAGGGTTGCTAGTTTTCTGGCTTCCGTCCTTTGCTTTAAGCCTCGGATCAGTTACAGTTGCGGCACAGCTGCGGATTTTCACCGCATTCCTTCCGGATATAAGCTTATATCCGGCCAGACACCGTATGGTATCTGGAACACAACCAACTTCATCTTAGTTAATTTATAAAAGATGTCAACAAGATTTTTGTGTTAAGATAAGAAAAGGGGGTGAGAAAAATGAAAAAGAAAGATAAAAAACTTTTATCTGATGTTTTAATGGTTGGAGCGGCTATCTCGGTTGTCTTTTCGGCCATTGGTTACTTGGGAACTGACATCTGGCTTGCTTCAACTCAATGGCTTTTGGTAGCCTCGGTTTTGGCGCTTTTTGGAGTTTATTTTAAGCCAGAGGAATAATATCCCAAACCTTGCGGAAAAACTGCGTTAAATATGCGGTAATTTGTTTGGTTTATGCTTTTGTTCTTCTTTTGTCTCTTGTATTTTTCTGATTTATTTGACATATAGTAATTTGTCTGCTATTCTACGGATAATGAACAAGCGTGATATAGTAATTGGGCTTGTTATCTTGGCTCTTGTTGCTGGTA contains:
- a CDS encoding NAD(P)HX epimerase / NAD(P)HX dehydratase, which translates into the protein MKNFSPKELKRLYQPNTNSSKEDNGQITIIGGSSLFHGAPILALKTASRIVDMVFFSSPEKPLREVASIIKAQLSSFIWVPWEEVEEYIKKSDAILIGSGFMRYRNEKQRKECLEDGKCGIEAEKTKKITKNLIKKFPQKKWVIDAGSLQTIEAKDIPQNAIITPNKREFKLVFKDESKGIDTMPGREKAELLKSLSQKYKIYIVLKGAETLVSSPKEVVVVKGGNAGLTKGGTGDVLAGLVTALLAKNEPLLAASVASFIVKRAADELYKKVGFNYNADDLSDFVPETLKKWTREK
- a CDS encoding Transcriptional regulator, whose translation is MFSFKLSKTHILIAISFLFILIISFAISYLFLGKLIFRESKKETTKEIELPKTPTPYFGETQKEEKTKNILLLGYGGKDHSGGFLSDTIILLSLNKEKKTAYLISIPRDIWINLPLDWENLKAAKINEAYAIGIDDIKYPNKKPEFRGKTGGGNMVKYATTQITGLSVDYFVSVYFDQIVKIIDTLGKIRVDVPVSFTDEYYPVKGLENETCGKTPEEMEALKQKYSGFELEKQYKCRYETISFEKGIVEMDGTTALKFMRSRHSATYGGDFSRSQRQMVFLKAIKEKLISLDAFSKVDQIFPELASLVTTDLNLPTAKELISFLGNPEEYQIKEIGLSTENVLTESRGPQGQYILLPKSGFENWQETKNFIKKEMEKEL
- a CDS encoding Nuclease-like protein — its product is MDERKIDPDNQKIKLIKSTSFFVLAAFLAFLLATFRPQKTTNIKIIKDFKTNIPETKEETKTKESKIKVVKVIDGDTIELENGQKVRYIGIDTPELVHPSKPVECFAKEAQEKNKELVLGKEVWLEKDISETDKYGRLLRYVWVNDILVNEVLVQEGYAQVSTYPPDVKYQERFLEAQRKAREENKGLWSSCQYFGQKVLSSQAEKGCLIKGNISASGEKIYHLTECGSYHKTVINESKGEKWFCSEKEAIFAGFRKAKNCP
- a CDS encoding Glutaredoxin, which gives rise to MNLAYFRKSKFDFNKTLENLKDKAKDLGLDLLGEVEISSGKIVQLCAKDWLSNLVSSQKELFAILPCSFLVFKKDDEVFVGVSDPSLLGKLSYDPSVQEISTKADSTLKKLVNDACGVEPLKVKKVRLYATTSCPYCKMEASFLDQNKVDYDYVLVDLDRDAAQEMVQKTGQMGVPVTEIVYENGDEEYIIGFDRSKLSQILLIKN